A window from bacterium encodes these proteins:
- a CDS encoding T9SS type A sorting domain-containing protein, whose amino-acid sequence MCLCKKQITVRRTAAAPAGALVLLLAGGLPPLLAQAESVTWRFLGLRGKTVQQLRLHDQHLYAATITGLYRKDLRVADTSWTPIGLQGKRARALLIFDTDTLLASTQFDTVSLYRTTDAGATWSSYQNGFGGEYAESVLAIERHAQQPHILFATGATVVARSRDRGESWQISHGSWGGLATGVNFITIDANDPQIIWVGGQNSIEEAFLWKSEDAGASWREWPRIVDEVSTGKTVVIHPQDSKTVYAGLESYILKTTDGGETWEEILAEDGRFFFGLAINPGRPERIYTASWFKTSDPQPLIVYLSDDAGESWREVHEKTAQFGGVWDLLHVNEGMTDRLYLGLDKGGVYEFVADLATEVDDDPTIISTFKLEQNYPNPLNPETVIAFSLPKTELARLKIYDALGREVATLTNHVMAAGEHQIRWRSNGLASGVYFYRLQAGNLAAVKKMIILQ is encoded by the coding sequence ATGTGCCTCTGCAAGAAACAAATCACAGTCCGCCGAACCGCTGCGGCGCCCGCGGGCGCGCTCGTCCTTTTGCTGGCCGGTGGCTTGCCACCGCTGCTCGCTCAAGCCGAATCCGTGACATGGCGCTTTCTGGGCTTGCGAGGAAAAACCGTCCAGCAGTTGCGGCTGCATGATCAACATCTCTATGCGGCGACCATCACCGGCCTGTATCGAAAAGATCTTCGTGTGGCCGATACCTCGTGGACGCCGATCGGGCTGCAAGGCAAACGGGCCAGGGCGCTGCTCATTTTTGATACGGATACCCTGCTTGCTTCGACGCAGTTCGATACGGTTTCTCTTTACCGCACTACGGATGCCGGCGCGACCTGGTCATCCTACCAGAATGGCTTTGGCGGCGAGTATGCGGAATCCGTTCTGGCCATCGAGCGTCATGCGCAACAGCCGCACATTCTCTTTGCCACCGGCGCGACGGTTGTGGCAAGATCGCGCGATCGGGGTGAGAGTTGGCAGATCAGTCATGGCAGTTGGGGCGGGCTGGCCACAGGAGTCAATTTCATCACGATCGACGCCAACGATCCCCAAATAATCTGGGTGGGCGGACAGAATTCAATCGAGGAAGCCTTTCTGTGGAAATCGGAAGATGCCGGCGCGAGCTGGCGGGAATGGCCCCGCATCGTCGATGAGGTCAGCACCGGGAAAACGGTTGTGATTCATCCGCAAGATTCGAAGACCGTCTATGCGGGATTGGAAAGCTACATTTTGAAAACAACGGACGGCGGCGAGACGTGGGAGGAAATTCTTGCCGAAGACGGCCGCTTCTTCTTCGGCCTCGCGATCAATCCAGGACGGCCCGAGCGCATTTACACCGCGTCGTGGTTCAAGACCTCCGATCCACAACCGCTTATCGTTTACCTCAGCGACGATGCCGGCGAAAGCTGGCGGGAAGTTCACGAAAAGACTGCACAATTCGGCGGCGTGTGGGATTTGCTGCATGTCAACGAAGGCATGACCGACAGACTGTATCTGGGACTGGACAAAGGCGGCGTGTATGAATTCGTCGCCGATCTGGCCACCGAGGTTGATGATGATCCCACCATCATTTCGACCTTCAAGCTGGAACAAAACTATCCCAATCCGCTCAATCCGGAGACGGTTATCGCGTTTTCACTTCCGAAGACGGAATTGGCAAGGCTGAAGATTTACGACGCTTTGGGCCGTGAAGTCGCCACCCTGACGAATCATGTGATGGCCGCGGGCGAGCATCAAATCCGCTGGCGCAGCAATGGCCTGGCCTCCGGCGTTTACTTCTACCGCCTGCAGGCGGGAAATCTCGCAGCGGTCAAGAAGATGATCATCTTGCAGTAG
- a CDS encoding class I SAM-dependent methyltransferase, whose protein sequence is MKEIDYNSIAEIYDLYVTADYDIPFFLSEIKPVQGPILELMAGTGRLSLPLIEAGAKLTCVDSSSAMLDVLSRKLQQRGLRAEVVCADVCQLSLPARFELAILPFQAFMEIIGEENQRAALAAVCKCLAPGGRFICTLHHPAIRRKQVDGLLHFVGHFPTKDGTLVVSGFEQGGNPVVSRQQFFEFFDGDGRLREKRLLQMKFAFVEKGDFEQMAQSAGFRIVQLYGSYDRAQFDPAQSPVMIWVLEK, encoded by the coding sequence ATGAAAGAAATCGACTACAACAGCATTGCGGAAATTTACGATCTCTACGTCACCGCGGATTATGACATTCCGTTTTTCCTGTCGGAAATCAAGCCGGTGCAAGGCCCGATTCTCGAACTGATGGCCGGAACCGGACGGCTGTCGCTGCCCTTGATCGAGGCCGGCGCGAAGCTGACTTGCGTGGACAGTTCGAGCGCCATGCTCGACGTCTTGTCGCGGAAATTGCAGCAGCGCGGATTGCGCGCTGAGGTGGTTTGCGCGGATGTATGTCAATTAAGTTTGCCGGCGCGCTTCGAGCTTGCCATTCTGCCTTTTCAAGCGTTCATGGAAATCATTGGCGAGGAAAATCAACGCGCGGCGCTGGCAGCCGTGTGTAAATGTCTCGCGCCCGGCGGGCGGTTCATTTGCACGTTGCACCATCCGGCGATCCGTCGCAAGCAAGTCGATGGTTTGCTGCATTTCGTTGGTCACTTTCCAACGAAGGATGGAACGTTGGTGGTATCGGGTTTCGAGCAAGGTGGGAACCCGGTGGTTTCGCGCCAGCAGTTTTTCGAGTTCTTCGACGGCGATGGGCGCCTGCGCGAGAAACGGCTGCTGCAGATGAAATTTGCATTTGTGGAGAAAGGCGATTTCGAACAAATGGCACAAAGCGCGGGCTTTCGCATCGTGCAACTCTACGGCAGCTACGACCGCGCCCAGTTCGATCCGGCGCAAAGCCCGGTGATGATCTGGGTGCTGGAAAAGTGA
- a CDS encoding GNAT family N-acetyltransferase yields the protein MPRIFATQFLRQLASFQSKTSRSSKIDGKLDQTHRREAAPVRRLPTAQVQHAVSVLCDAFHDYPVMRYVIGPVDGDYDRRLHTLVSFFVMARVWREEPILGISDGEELVAAATLTLPGKRQPPAEFARLRASVWRELGEAARQRYEAFSAATQAFDPGRPHHHLSMIGVRQSHLGRGLARQLLAAVHAMSEEDPASQGVALTTENARNVSLYEHFGYRVVGHARVAARLETWGFFRPRGETEGRRSAPRGK from the coding sequence TTGCCCAGGATCTTTGCGACGCAATTCTTGCGGCAGCTTGCGAGTTTCCAATCAAAAACCAGCAGGAGTTCCAAAATCGACGGCAAACTAGATCAGACTCACCGCCGCGAGGCTGCACCGGTGCGCCGATTGCCCACGGCGCAAGTGCAGCACGCCGTGAGCGTTCTGTGCGACGCCTTTCACGATTACCCCGTCATGCGGTATGTCATCGGACCGGTTGATGGTGATTATGATCGTCGCCTGCACACGCTGGTCAGCTTTTTCGTCATGGCGCGCGTGTGGCGGGAGGAGCCGATCCTGGGCATAAGCGACGGTGAAGAGTTGGTCGCCGCGGCAACTCTCACGTTGCCCGGGAAACGGCAACCGCCCGCCGAGTTTGCCCGGCTGCGCGCGTCGGTGTGGCGCGAATTGGGCGAAGCCGCGCGCCAGCGCTACGAGGCTTTCAGTGCAGCCACGCAGGCATTTGATCCTGGCCGGCCGCATCATCATCTCAGCATGATTGGCGTGCGGCAATCGCATCTTGGCCGCGGTCTAGCTCGCCAGCTTCTCGCGGCGGTGCATGCGATGTCGGAAGAGGATCCGGCTTCGCAGGGCGTGGCGCTGACCACAGAGAACGCGCGGAATGTTTCCCTCTATGAGCATTTCGGTTACCGCGTCGTGGGGCATGCCCGCGTCGCTGCGCGCCTCGAAACGTGGGGCTTCTTTCGCCCCAGGGGAGAAACCGAAGGCAGGCGATCAGCACCACGAGGGAAGTAA
- a CDS encoding sigma 54-interacting transcriptional regulator — protein METMALRAAELSAANADLRREISERIKAEQALRASEERLRAITNALPDLLFVLDEDGRYLDVLTAEENLLYTPAERLKGRLLHEVFPEPQASRFWECVRTTIATDRSQVLEYELEVPAGRRWFEGRTAPLRRSLNGKQSIVFVARDITDRKRAEELQTQNLYLREEIRKEFNFGPVVGESPAMQSVFRCAEMVAATDATVLLLGETGTGKELMARAIHHLSNRKDHIMVKVNCGALPASLVESELFGHEKGAFTGATALRRGRFELAHQGAIFLDEIGELPLDTQVKLLRVLQEQEFERVGGTNTLKVNVRVIAATNRDLAAEVQRGAFRADLYYRLNIFPIRLPPLRERREDIPLLANYYVQEFARRLGKRINRINAEAIEKLSRYDWPGNVRELANVLERAVILCAGRVLQAEHLGRLDNRAPAADEFLTLEEVERRHILQAFERSGGVLAGRHGAAELLGLHRSTLWSRMKKLGITLPKTN, from the coding sequence ATGGAGACGATGGCCCTGCGTGCCGCGGAGCTGTCAGCAGCGAATGCGGATTTGCGCCGCGAGATCAGCGAGCGCATCAAGGCGGAACAGGCCCTGCGCGCCAGCGAAGAGCGGCTGCGCGCGATTACCAATGCGCTTCCCGATCTTCTGTTTGTCCTGGATGAAGACGGGCGCTACCTTGATGTGCTGACTGCCGAAGAGAATCTCCTGTACACGCCTGCGGAGAGACTCAAGGGCCGGCTGTTGCACGAGGTTTTTCCCGAGCCGCAGGCCTCCCGCTTTTGGGAGTGCGTGCGCACCACCATCGCCACCGATCGCTCGCAGGTGTTGGAGTATGAATTGGAGGTGCCCGCGGGCCGGCGCTGGTTCGAGGGCCGGACCGCGCCGCTGCGCCGCAGCCTCAACGGCAAGCAGAGCATCGTGTTCGTGGCGCGCGACATTACCGACCGCAAGCGCGCCGAGGAGCTGCAAACGCAGAACCTGTACTTGCGCGAAGAAATCCGCAAAGAGTTCAACTTTGGGCCGGTGGTGGGCGAAAGTCCGGCCATGCAGTCGGTCTTCCGCTGTGCGGAAATGGTGGCTGCCACGGATGCCACGGTGTTGCTGCTGGGCGAAACCGGCACGGGCAAGGAGTTGATGGCCCGCGCCATTCACCATCTCAGCAATCGCAAAGATCACATCATGGTCAAAGTCAACTGCGGCGCGTTGCCGGCCAGCCTGGTCGAAAGCGAGTTGTTCGGCCATGAGAAAGGCGCCTTCACCGGCGCCACCGCGCTGCGCCGGGGACGCTTCGAGTTGGCGCATCAAGGTGCCATTTTTCTCGACGAAATCGGCGAGCTGCCGCTCGACACCCAGGTGAAACTGTTGCGCGTGTTGCAGGAGCAGGAATTCGAGCGAGTGGGCGGCACCAACACATTGAAAGTGAATGTGCGGGTCATCGCGGCCACCAATCGCGATCTTGCCGCCGAGGTGCAGCGCGGCGCGTTTCGCGCGGATTTGTACTATCGCTTGAATATCTTTCCCATCCGCCTGCCGCCGCTGCGCGAGCGCCGGGAGGATATTCCGCTGCTGGCGAATTACTATGTGCAGGAGTTCGCGCGGCGTCTGGGCAAGCGCATCAATCGCATCAATGCCGAGGCCATTGAGAAACTGTCGCGCTATGACTGGCCCGGCAACGTGCGCGAACTGGCCAACGTGTTGGAGCGCGCCGTGATTCTCTGCGCGGGGCGGGTGTTACAGGCCGAGCATCTCGGCCGCCTCGATAATCGCGCACCCGCGGCAGATGAGTTTCTCACGCTCGAGGAAGTCGAGCGCCGCCATATTCTGCAAGCCTTCGAACGCAGCGGCGGCGTGCTGGCCGGACGGCACGGTGCCGCCGAACTGCTCGGCCTGCATCGCTCTACGTTGTGGTCGCGCATGAAGAAGTTGGGGATCACGCTGCCGAAAACGAATTGA
- a CDS encoding heparan-alpha-glucosaminide N-acetyltransferase domain-containing protein: protein MMAAPSEVEFKTKPSARPAVLHFPAARPRVEAIDWLRGLVMVIMVLDHTRDFLGTSSVNPRDVHEPLLFLTRWITHFCAPVFVFLAGVSAFLYGNRGRSKSEISRFLLTRGLWLIFIELTVMRCAWTFNVQPEVIFLQVLWAIGVAMVVLAGLVHFPRPVIAGLALTMIAGHHLLDGIRAESFGSANWLWLLLHEPGFVPLNQDVTVFVLYPLIPWIGVLAAGYACGPIMLLATGPRRRRLLGLGLALIVLFIVLRAANVYGDPAIWTPQRNGLATILAFINCEKYPPSLLFLAMTLGPALTALALFDEAKSRLAKMMVTIGRVPFLYYVVHVFLIHTLAVVLAHFSLGESAWLFTGLPPLAKPENYGLSLPVIYAAWLGIVGMLYPLCHWFAQVKQRRRDWWLSYL from the coding sequence ATGATGGCTGCCCCAAGCGAAGTTGAATTCAAGACGAAGCCGTCAGCGCGGCCGGCAGTGCTGCACTTCCCAGCGGCACGGCCGCGCGTGGAGGCGATCGACTGGCTGCGCGGGCTGGTGATGGTGATCATGGTGCTGGATCACACCCGTGATTTTCTGGGCACCAGCAGCGTGAATCCGCGCGACGTGCATGAGCCGCTCCTGTTTCTTACCCGCTGGATCACCCATTTCTGTGCGCCGGTGTTTGTTTTTCTCGCGGGAGTCTCCGCGTTTCTTTATGGCAATCGGGGCCGCAGCAAGAGTGAAATCAGCCGCTTCCTGTTGACCCGCGGACTTTGGTTGATCTTCATCGAACTGACGGTTATGCGCTGCGCGTGGACGTTCAACGTGCAACCGGAGGTGATCTTCTTGCAAGTCCTTTGGGCGATCGGCGTGGCGATGGTCGTGCTCGCCGGCCTGGTGCATTTCCCGCGCCCGGTGATTGCCGGTCTCGCGCTCACCATGATTGCCGGGCACCATCTGCTCGATGGCATCCGTGCCGAAAGTTTCGGTAGCGCCAACTGGCTGTGGTTGCTGCTGCACGAACCCGGCTTTGTGCCCTTGAATCAAGACGTGACGGTCTTCGTGCTCTATCCGCTGATCCCCTGGATCGGCGTTTTGGCGGCAGGTTATGCCTGCGGTCCGATCATGCTGCTGGCGACGGGACCGCGGCGCCGCCGCCTGCTCGGCCTCGGCTTGGCGCTGATCGTTTTGTTTATCGTGCTGCGAGCCGCCAATGTCTACGGTGATCCGGCAATTTGGACGCCGCAGCGCAACGGGCTGGCGACCATACTCGCTTTTATCAACTGCGAAAAGTATCCGCCCTCGCTGTTGTTCCTGGCAATGACCCTCGGCCCGGCATTGACCGCGCTGGCACTTTTCGATGAAGCCAAAAGCAGGCTGGCCAAAATGATGGTGACCATCGGGCGGGTGCCGTTTCTGTACTATGTCGTGCATGTGTTTCTCATTCACACGTTGGCGGTCGTGCTCGCGCATTTTTCCCTCGGTGAATCGGCCTGGCTGTTCACCGGCCTGCCGCCACTGGCCAAGCCGGAGAATTACGGTCTCAGTCTGCCGGTGATCTATGCCGCCTGGCTCGGCATTGTCGGCATGCTCTATCCATTGTGCCATTGGTTTGCGCAAGTCAAGCAGCGCCGCAGAGACTGGTGGCTGAGTTATTTGTGA
- a CDS encoding vanadium-dependent haloperoxidase, which translates to MSGRKIMAVAAAALLVWAGAGRPQPAPATVDAVTYWNRIATDATVAVEMDPLAESRLFAILHLAIHDALNAIDRRYETYAAAVPAGAGATAEAAVAAAAHAVLTELFPAAKPTFDAAYAEALRPLRNDEAKKRGLSVGSKAAAAMLALRRNDGASRTVERAAGTQPGEYRPTPPDYTPAKFAQWPGITPFVLKSAAQFRPAPPPVVDSEVALADIAEVKAIGAQVSPTRSEEQSEIARFWYENSTQGWNRISREIAMSRKLSLWESARFFALVNLAMADGFIGGFEAKYHYYYWRPATAIRAAGDSTWESYLWTPPVPDYPSTHTVLGAAAATVMARFCETDFVSFQSASGVPYPGLTRKFWSFSEAARENGASRVLAGIHFTSAVNAGYVQGEQIGAWVFAHALRPVRTAPSRAGATTSLQ; encoded by the coding sequence ATGTCTGGTAGAAAAATTATGGCGGTCGCCGCCGCCGCTTTGCTGGTCTGGGCGGGCGCCGGTCGGCCGCAGCCAGCGCCGGCTACCGTTGATGCCGTGACGTATTGGAATCGCATCGCGACCGACGCGACAGTCGCAGTGGAAATGGATCCGCTTGCCGAATCGCGCCTGTTCGCGATCCTGCATCTCGCCATTCATGATGCGCTCAATGCCATCGATCGGCGTTATGAAACCTATGCGGCAGCGGTGCCTGCGGGTGCCGGCGCGACCGCCGAAGCAGCGGTGGCTGCGGCTGCCCACGCCGTCTTGACCGAGCTGTTTCCGGCGGCGAAACCGACTTTCGATGCAGCCTATGCCGAGGCGCTGCGGCCGTTGCGCAACGACGAAGCCAAGAAGCGCGGACTCTCCGTAGGCAGCAAAGCCGCCGCTGCCATGCTTGCGCTGCGCAGGAATGATGGCGCCAGTCGTACGGTGGAGCGCGCAGCCGGCACGCAACCCGGCGAGTATCGCCCGACTCCGCCGGACTACACGCCGGCGAAATTCGCGCAGTGGCCGGGGATCACGCCTTTTGTATTGAAGTCCGCGGCGCAATTCCGGCCGGCACCGCCGCCCGTCGTCGACAGTGAGGTTGCGCTGGCTGACATCGCGGAAGTCAAGGCCATCGGCGCACAAGTGAGTCCCACGCGCAGCGAAGAGCAAAGCGAAATCGCGCGCTTCTGGTACGAAAACTCCACGCAGGGGTGGAATCGCATCAGCCGCGAAATCGCGATGAGTCGCAAGTTGTCGCTTTGGGAAAGCGCCCGCTTCTTCGCGCTGGTGAATCTCGCCATGGCCGATGGTTTCATCGGCGGGTTTGAGGCGAAATATCACTACTACTATTGGCGGCCGGCTACCGCGATTCGCGCCGCCGGTGACAGCACATGGGAAAGCTATCTGTGGACGCCGCCGGTTCCGGATTATCCCTCCACGCACACGGTGCTGGGCGCGGCCGCAGCCACGGTGATGGCGCGCTTCTGCGAAACCGACTTCGTCAGCTTCCAGTCGGCGAGCGGCGTGCCCTATCCCGGCCTCACCCGCAAGTTTTGGAGTTTCTCGGAGGCCGCGCGTGAAAACGGCGCCTCGCGCGTGCTGGCAGGCATTCACTTCACCTCTGCGGTCAACGCCGGCTATGTGCAAGGCGAGCAGATTGGAGCATGGGTCTTTGCGCATGCCTTGCGGCCGGTGCGCACGGCGCCGAGCCGCGCTGGTGCCACGACTTCGTTGCAGTAG
- a CDS encoding PAS domain S-box protein: MGNEPDFSKPDWLLQTESILDAMNEGVAVLEAGRVLFVNEALLRMTGFQPQEMIGRASTDFFAPEDLPFIQQQIEQRQRNGHIRFEYDLRGKSGARVPAIISSRTFHTAEQRQFAIVTCADIREQKSAEARLRQAILQLQESEARKDAMLRSALDCIITIDHHGKIIEFNPAAEKTFGYERGQVLGAELAATIVPPALREAHRRGMAHYLATGQGPVLGRRIQITGMRADGSEFPVELAIVPIHLGEHPIFTAYLRDITEPTRAEKELREAKEAAEAANQAKTELLAELKARHDELAVTLQQLQIIQNKLEAENARKARELEEARRLQLALLPRTIPKLPYLEIGVFMQTATEVGGDYYDFNVNSGGGLTVAIGDATGHGLQAGTIVASTKSLFKALVDEPAPARILKKMSRALKSMGFRKMFMGMTLAKFDRQRLILSAAGMPSTLVHRAATGMTEEIVLKAMPLGSFSNFKYQQRTLKLQPGDTVLFMSDGLYETFNTQEEMLGESRMIKLFAEVAHQKPCKIVRHLARAAKSWAGARALHDDMTIVAVQMK; encoded by the coding sequence ATGGGAAATGAGCCCGACTTCTCAAAGCCGGACTGGCTGCTGCAAACCGAGAGCATTCTCGACGCGATGAACGAAGGAGTTGCCGTGCTCGAAGCCGGCCGTGTCTTGTTCGTCAATGAAGCGTTGCTGCGCATGACCGGATTCCAACCGCAGGAAATGATCGGCCGCGCCAGCACCGATTTTTTTGCGCCGGAAGATTTGCCTTTCATTCAACAACAGATCGAGCAGCGGCAACGCAACGGGCACATTCGGTTTGAATACGACCTGCGCGGCAAGTCCGGCGCGCGCGTGCCGGCCATTATCAGCAGCCGTACCTTCCACACGGCGGAGCAACGCCAGTTCGCCATCGTCACCTGCGCGGATATTCGCGAGCAAAAGTCTGCCGAGGCAAGATTGCGCCAGGCCATCCTGCAACTGCAGGAGAGTGAAGCGCGCAAGGATGCGATGTTGAGATCCGCGTTGGATTGCATCATCACCATCGATCACCACGGGAAGATCATCGAATTCAATCCGGCAGCGGAAAAGACGTTTGGCTATGAACGCGGGCAGGTCCTCGGCGCCGAATTGGCGGCAACCATTGTTCCGCCGGCTTTGCGCGAAGCGCACCGGCGCGGGATGGCGCATTATCTGGCCACCGGCCAGGGCCCGGTGCTGGGCAGGCGCATTCAGATTACCGGAATGCGCGCGGACGGATCAGAGTTTCCCGTCGAGCTGGCGATCGTTCCGATTCATTTGGGCGAGCATCCGATCTTCACCGCCTACCTGCGCGACATCACTGAGCCGACGCGCGCGGAGAAAGAGCTGCGCGAAGCAAAGGAGGCGGCAGAAGCGGCGAATCAGGCCAAAACCGAATTGCTGGCGGAGCTGAAAGCAAGGCACGATGAGCTGGCAGTCACATTGCAGCAGCTTCAGATCATCCAGAACAAATTGGAGGCCGAAAACGCGCGCAAAGCCCGCGAGCTGGAAGAAGCGCGCCGGCTGCAGCTTGCGCTGTTGCCCAGAACCATTCCCAAACTGCCGTATCTTGAAATTGGCGTGTTCATGCAAACCGCCACCGAAGTGGGCGGCGACTATTATGACTTCAATGTGAATTCCGGAGGCGGGCTGACGGTCGCAATCGGGGATGCGACCGGCCATGGCTTGCAGGCCGGAACGATTGTCGCTTCCACCAAAAGCCTGTTCAAAGCTTTGGTGGATGAACCGGCGCCGGCGCGAATCTTGAAGAAAATGTCGCGCGCCCTGAAATCGATGGGCTTTCGCAAGATGTTCATGGGAATGACCTTGGCAAAATTCGACCGGCAGCGCCTGATTCTCTCCGCGGCCGGCATGCCTTCTACGCTGGTGCACCGCGCTGCGACCGGCATGACCGAAGAAATCGTCTTGAAAGCCATGCCGCTGGGCAGTTTTTCCAATTTCAAGTATCAACAAAGGACGTTGAAACTGCAGCCCGGCGATACCGTGCTGTTCATGAGTGACGGCTTGTACGAAACATTCAACACACAAGAGGAAATGCTGGGAGAAAGCCGAATGATCAAGCTGTTTGCCGAGGTCGCGCATCAAAAGCCCTGCAAGATCGTTCGGCATCTGGCGCGGGCAGCCAAGTCCTGGGCCGGCGCGCGGGCCTTGCACGATGACATGACGATTGTCGCAGTACAGATGAAATAG